A stretch of Paenibacillus mucilaginosus 3016 DNA encodes these proteins:
- a CDS encoding NUDIX hydrolase, giving the protein MYRVDVAYALIANEKQDKVLIVRNRDSSSWSLPGGAVEPGESWAAAAIREAREETGVEVELEGISAVNECLFEDRGEHVIFVTFKARPVSTEIRITRPHEIAEVRWAGLEEAEEKMPYYRSGIRKLFESGAIPYDFQGRQTLRTYNSKREEGVSPSEV; this is encoded by the coding sequence GTGTACAGAGTGGATGTGGCCTATGCACTGATTGCCAATGAGAAGCAGGACAAGGTATTGATCGTCAGAAATAGGGACTCTTCGAGCTGGTCATTACCCGGGGGTGCTGTAGAGCCCGGTGAGTCGTGGGCTGCCGCGGCGATCCGAGAAGCAAGAGAAGAAACCGGGGTTGAGGTGGAACTGGAAGGGATCAGTGCGGTGAATGAGTGCCTGTTTGAAGATCGGGGGGAGCATGTCATCTTCGTCACGTTCAAGGCCAGACCAGTGAGTACGGAGATCCGGATTACACGCCCCCATGAGATCGCGGAAGTGAGATGGGCGGGTCTGGAAGAAGCTGAGGAGAAAATGCCTTATTACCGATCCGGAATCCGTAAGCTGTTCGAGTCCGGGGCCATTCCTTATGATTTTCAAGGAAGGCAGACCCTGCGCACATACAATTCCAAAAGAGAGGAAGGGGTGAGCCCAAGTGAAGTATGA